In Miscanthus floridulus cultivar M001 chromosome 8, ASM1932011v1, whole genome shotgun sequence, the sequence tctgaccgtcggaagtcccgatgttcgtcggaagttccgacgttggctgtctcgagtggactttgacctcgtatgaacagtgttttcttcatacgtcggaagtcccgagatctgcgtcggaactcccgacgtagatctgaacggttagatttttccttggagtatatatacccgtctcctccattctaaccggggcccactcatttcattgcgaagaacactcggccaaaacagcccccaagcatccTAGGCTCTCCTCTCTTCAATCCTTTGcttccaacttcgattcccaaagggtttgagtgattggagagtggattgagtgagaaaaacactttgagcaagcttgagcacttgatttcttcgtcaagccagtttgatttgcatttgttactcttggggattttcccctagctggcgaggcgtcgcccaagagcttccatcttgtggaagagccttgggaagtttgtattacccttgttttctagtgaagaaactcaagtgacctttgtggtatccttgagtgaggcaaggaggtggaagagactccgacctaagtggtcacctcaacaacgaggacgtaggagctcctttgtggggctgccaaacctcgggataaattcttgtctcccgcgtgcttgttgttgttgtgatttgctcgaaattacttgcatttggttgtctccctctctctagctatttcttagggttcgGGCCTCGATCtatggagtggtggcttatcaacgtcaagagagtgacccaacaccttaccttaccactagaaagtgggtttgtaagttatcggcatcataaagttcattttagcacttgtagttcatttcccgtaggggtcagaagtgctgacagtttgcattggaagttctgacccaaactgttgggacttctgacacgtcggaagttctgaccctaacgtcgggacttctgacacgtcggaagttctgacctaaactgtcgggacttccgacattaactgactagtgcattttgattcaactctttggttgccgctgtttggctccctaggtttatctagtatcttttatatactttgtggctaacttgtgaggggttgtattactttgatttggagtttccattttggaaactcctattactaatcgtttccgcttttaaaggtgttgatttttcagaaacgcctattcacccccctctaggcgacatcctagatcctttcactcACTCCACACTGCCACCTACCTTCTCAATCATCACCCCACCAAAACCCTAGACGGCCGCACCCCTTTCTTCGCTCTTTATGGCATACAACCTTCCTACACTCACCTTCAAGTTTTCGGCTGTGCCTGCTATCCCAACCTCTCGTCCACAATTCCACATAAATTATCACCTCGCTCCTCCTTGTGTGTTTTCCTCGGGTACTCATCCGATCACAAAGGATATCGATGTCTCGATCTTCATTCCAATCGGATCATTGTCTCCCGTCATGTTGTATTCGACGAGACTTTGTTTCCGTTCTCCGAGATGTCCActaccccctaggacccaaacaCACTTGCATTTTTGGATGATGCTGATGATTCCTCTTCGCCTATGTGGCCAAGAGCTGTGCCTATAGGTACTCGTCTCCCTGACGGCATGGATGCCGCACCTAGGACCCCTGGCACCTCTACTACCGGTCCGGCTAGTGGTGCTGCCCCTGCAGGTCCAGCTGGTGCTGCCGCCCCTATGGACTCAGCGCCCTAGATGTCCGGTGCTACCGCGGTCCCCTCAGCTGTCCTACCAACGGTCCGGCTAGTGCTGCTATCCCTGCGGACTCAGTGTCCCAGGTTGTTGCCAGCGACGTCGGCTGTACCACCGGCCGCACCACGACCATGACCACGGAGGTGATCGTTCCTGTCACTAATGCGCACAGCATGCGCACCCATGGCAAGGACGGTTTTCGGCAACCCGTGGATCGCCTTAATCTCCACATGACGGCTTCGTCTACCACTCCAGTACCTTCGTCCGTCCGTGCCGCTCTTTCGGATCCGGCCTGGCGTCTTGCTATGCAGGCCGAGTTCGACACCTGGACCTTGGTGCCTTGCCCTCCTGGCGTCAACCTTGTCACCGGCAAGTGGGTCTTTCGTCACAAGTTCAAGTCAGATGGCTCTTTTGACCGCTACAAAGCCCGGTGGGTGCTTCGCGGTTTCACATAGCGTCCGGGCATTGATTATGATGAGACATTCAGTCTAGTTGTCAAGCCAGCGACCATCCGGATGGTACTCACTTTGGCACTGTCTCGCTCCTGGTTGATTCACCAGCTTGATGTGAAGAATGCATTTCTCCATGGTACTTTGACCAAGACAGTCTACTGCGCACAGCCAACTGGGTTTGTCGACTCTTCCAAGCCCAATTATGTCTATCGCCTGAACAAGTCACTCTATGGGTTGaagcaagctcctcgtgcctggCACAGTCGCTTCGCCTCTCACATTACCTCACTCGGGTTTGTCGAGGCCAAGTCTGACACGTCGCTGTTCATCTACTACACAGGTGCTGACATGGCTTTTCTTTTACTCTATGTTGATGATACTGTTCTCACTGCGTCGTCTCCGAGTCTCCTCCATCGGATTATCGCAGCACTTCACCAGGAATTCTCCATGACAGACATGGGGCCTCTTCACCATTTTTTGGGTGTCAGTGTTTAGCGTAGAGGTGACAGTTTATTTCTCTCTCAGAGACAGTACATGCTGGATATTCTGGACCACGCCGGTATAAGTCACTGCAAGCCGAGCAACACTCCTGTGGACACTCACTCCAAGCTTTCTGCTGATGGTGTTTCAGTCGCTGATCCGAGTCCGTATCGCAGTCTTGCCGGGGCTCttcagtacctcaccttcaccaGACCAGACATTGCGTATGCTGTTCAGCAGGTCTGCCTGTACATGCATGACCCACGGGAACCTCATTTGAGCGCTCTGAAGCGCATTCTCTGGTACCTTCAAGGTACATTGGATCTCGGTCTACACCTCCACCGGACCTCTCCAGCTGATCTCATTGTCTACACTGATGCAGATTGGGCGGGCTGTCCTGACACACGCAAATCCACCTCGGGTTATGCGGTGTTTCTCGGGGACAATCTCATCTCCCGGTCGTCCAAGCGTCAGCCTACAGTGTCTCGGTCTAGTGCAGAGGCAGAGTATCGAGCAGTCGCGAATGGAGTCACCGAAGCCTGCTGGTTGCGCCAACTTCTAATAGAGCTTCGCTGCCCACTCCGTCGTGCTACAGTGGTCTACTGCGATAATATCATCGCCGTTTACCTCTCCACCACCCGGTTCAACATCAGCGAACCAAGCATATTGAGATCGACCTGCACTTCGTTAGAGAACGAGTCGCCCTCGGTGAAGTCCGCGTCCTACACGTTCCCACTCCGTCCCAGtacgccgacatcttcaccaagggttTGTCGACGTCCGTGTTCACGGAGTCTAGGTCCAGTCTCAATGTTCGCGGTGCTCCCAGTTCAGACTGCGGGGGAGTGTTGGAATGTAATATGGCGTGTGGGCCTGCCTAGCCTCCCACAATGCCTATATATGTAAACGCTGATCCAACATAGTAATTATTGAGTATTCCCTAATCCTACTCTTTCAAAAACAACAGCTATATTGGCAGGAGCacaagatggagaagaagaggagtGATAGCTAGGGACGTAGGTCCTTTTTCTCGATCTTGCTCTTTGTTGTGTCTTTAGTTGTAAGTAATCCCTTACTTTTCGCGCCCTGGTAGTAATCCTTGCCGAACAAGGCTCCTAGTTGTATTGCGCCTCTGGTGCATGTATTTGCTCCCTTCTTATATTAATACAAGCCTGCATCGctggatctttcaaaaaaaacttTAATTTCATGATAGTTAGAGGATGAGATATATATAGATGACGCCTTAATAGTTGTGTTACTTGCAAAGTTTTAGAGTCAATTTGAATTTATCCTAAgtaaagtatttttttttacttttaacAGTGAATATATCTAAAATTGTGCATAGAcgataataatttatttattgatACATGATTTCTATAACACAAAATTGATGTTATTATTAGATTCATATTACAAAATACTAATGATTTCGTTTTACATCATTTAGCTGCTATACTAAGACTAATATTAATATTTTAACTCTATTAATACTAATAACAGAGATGATATTAACAGCAAATATAGTTAATATTAATATGATTCTAATACTACTTTGATCGAAACATACTGTATTAATATGGCATCTATGTGACATAAATTAAAATAATAAGTTTTCTACATGAATCTCATAACATTAATTTTGTATGACATATGTAAACCATTTATATTAATAAAGAAGTTGTCATCCTCTTTACAATCTTAGATGTTTAGGTGAAAAAGTTTTAATTAGGATAAATCTAAATGGATTTAAAAatatattagaaaactatttttTTAGATGCAATACAATTATATTGATGACGACTAGATTTCAAACCTTCAACTATCGTGAATGTTCAATTTTTTCAAACCTTCTATTTGAGATAATTGTCCGGCATGTCAAAATCGCTCCGCCATGTGGGATGAAAACCAGGATGGCACATTTCCACCATGTGCAAGGATGACATCACACAATACAATTTAGCGATGCAACCCCACGTTCTCCACTTTAGTTTGGTTAGATTTATTTCAGTTGTTATGGCAGTTGAGTATTTGTTGGGCCACTAGGTCTTGTATTATTTGTGCTTCAGCCAGGTCTATTACTTTCTGTTTTGGTTGCAGTAGTTGTTCTTGTTCAGTGAACCTTTGGGCCCGGCTGAAGTTGCTTGTTACTCCCTCTACATAGATCTTaattgctatgcacctagatatatgtcATGTCTAGATAGGAAAAGACACATATTGACCCGGGAGCAGTGGTTGACTGGGCAATGGAGGCCTGCTTTCAACTAGCTATTGCATGTCGAACTGGTAACGAGAATTGCAGGGAGCAGGGAACCTTGAAGATTAACACAGATGGGGCCTTTCTGCATGATGCCTGCACGGGAGCAACAGGGACTGTTGTACGTGGCAGTGATGGTAGACTATGTGCAGCCTCGGCTCATTGGATCAATTATGTTGGCTTGGCTTTGTTGGCGGAAGCGGAGGCGCTACGGGATGACATCCGTTTAGTCCGGAAGGGAGAACTAGAGAACACATCATAGTGGAGATTGATTCCTAGGAGCTGGTCTCGCTTTAGAGGAACAGAGGAAAGCATCAATCAGAAGTCGCTGCAATCATGGAGGACATCGAGGAGATGGCGTCGGCATTCACTCCGTCAGTCTAATACATATAAGAAGATTGGTGAATTTTGTAGCTCATCTCTGCGCTTAGCATGCATTGGTTACTAGGCAAGATTTTGTATGGTTTAGTCCTCCTAGCTTCTTGCAGCACTGTCTACTATTTGATTGTAATGAAACAATATAAGCAATGAAGCGAAGTtttccaaaaaaagaaaagaaaagtcaaaacaagttataatttagaatggagggagaagTTGTTTTTGTTCTATTTCTAACTCTGGGTGTACTTTTTCCTACTTTGCCCTGTCTAATAAAAACAGCGGCAAAATCCTCTATAAAAAGAACATCAAGCTCAGCCTGCTCGATCGGCTACAAACCATAGCTTagccggcctgttcgctggttggtttctgggctggtttattgtgagaggaaaacactgttggctggctggtttgggctggctgaaaccaacaagcgaacaggcatcTGCAGCACCGCCTACCCGATACCGATGCAGCCGAGAAAGAGAGGGAAAGAAGAACGTGCATCTATCACAGCGTGTGCAAGATCGGTCTAAGCGCCACTGCATAGTGGATGGAATCAAATTTACTTCATTAACAGAAACTTTCAGCAAGAATCGCATGTGTgaggtagaacaaaccctgaagGAATGTCAAAGAGAAAAGCACTTAAGGAATCTAGACTGGTAGCATGTGATTGGCATCGAGATTTGCaaaccccgccccccccccccccccccccccccccccaaaaaaaatgtTACTATAAGAACTGCATGCCCAAGGAAAGTAGACAGGAAATGCAACCTAATCATAACGAGAAACTGAGAAACAAACAACATGATGTGGTAATATATACTCAGAAAAGCTTTCACCTTCCACAAACCTTGAATTTCTTTCCGAAGAATGTGCACGACTCCGGTTACTGAAAAACCACATCAGAGACCAGTAACACGGATTGCCATTGAATTCTGTTGCCATTCAAGTAGGAGAACCACATAATAGAAACCAGCAAATAGAATTGGTGCACCACAAGATAGTCGCACAGAAAAAAAACTTCGAGCATAACCCAACTTCAGTAATGAGTACAGGTCAGGACCAAGAGAACAAAGAAATACCAAGACATTTAATTTAGGCCACACATTGTACATGATGTTCTTATATTTGAACCTGAGGTAGTTGTGTGGCAATATGTGAACACACCTTCCCATTGGTCCTGCATATGCTCGGAAACTATGGTGCCAGAACAACAAATGCTTAGACACAAGTTGAGCTAGTCCAATGCTACCAGACATAATTATTAGATTAAAAATGCTAGGAAATACGAGATACTAGCCAGCATCACCAAATAAAATATCTGAACACTGCACTAATGCTCATGTCCCAATCCTCTGTCGCAGCTCAGAGACAATGGAAGGGAACTGCTGCATCAACTTCACAAAACCATCGGTTAACATGGCCTCCTTGAAATTATTCGCCTCGGCAAAGAAGTCAATGCACTTGTCCTTCAACTCTGGGCAGTTGTACATTTCAGCACACGCTAAGGTAGAGGCAACTGTATCCACTGACACATTGTCCCACAACTTTTGGGCACAGAGAAGCTTCAGCCGGTCCAAGGCATAATAATCAGCTGCAGCAAGCAAGTCCCAAAGGGTCTTGATTGGAGTGTTCCCAAGCTCTTCATCACCAGGTAAGGCATCTGTGTACATGAATTGCAGCATGAGCTTGAATGTTGCTGGGGCAATCTCATGAAGGGTGATGGATGACATTGTTGTAGCCTCAGCCATGGATCCAAAGAGCTCTGCTTTGAAGACAGGTGAGCGGGCAGCAAGCACAAATCGATGTGCGTGGAATGTCTCACCGTCAATGACAAATGACACATCCATTCCATCCATACTATCCAGTAGAGTACCCATATGTTTCCCTATGTTAGAAAGTGGCACAGGGATAGAGTTGCTCTGTAACACCATGATGGTGCAAACAAACTTGATATGTCCATCCTTCACATAATTATTAACCATATCGGTATGGCTCCCAAAATGAAACAACTGAAGTATGTCAACATATCTTTTTGATGGGAAGGACCAACTACTCTCAACTTCAAAT encodes:
- the LOC136469539 gene encoding secreted RxLR effector protein 161-like — its product is MLDILDHAGISHCKPSNTPVDTHSKLSADGVSVADPSPYRSLAGALQYLTFTRPDIAYAVQQVCLYMHDPREPHLSALKRILWYLQGTLDLGLHLHRTSPADLIVYTDADWAGCPDTRKSTSGYAVFLGDNLISRSSKRQPTVSRSSAEAEYRAVANGVTEACWLRQLLIELRCPLRRATVVYCDNIIAVYLSTTRFNISEPSILRSTCTSLENESPSVKSASYTFPLRPTILAGAQDGEEEE
- the LOC136472869 gene encoding BTB/POZ and MATH domain-containing protein 1-like, translated to MRGVTFETSDVSKRHCSSILEVQTTTIMDSPSIVQFKINYEQTKHLAAGQAVNSDAIFAGGHIWRINFYPHGVQETPEEGRDNPSIFLELLRKSRNTRVKATFTTSIKNMDDEVFEVESSWSFPSKRYVDILQLFHFGSHTDMVNNYVKDGHIKFVCTIMVLQSNSIPVPLSNIGKHMGTLLDSMDGMDVSFVIDGETFHAHRFVLAARSPVFKAELFGSMAEATTMSSITLHEIAPATFKLMLQFMYTDALPGDEELGNTPIKTLWDLLAAADYYALDRLKLLCAQKLWDNVSVDTVASTLACAEMYNCPELKDKCIDFFAEANNFKEAMLTDGFVKLMQQFPSIVSELRQRIGT